From the genome of Terriglobia bacterium:
ATGTGGCCCATGGAAGTGCACTTCCCGGCCGAGTTCCAGGTCGCACAGGTAGTTCGACATGAAACCCTCGTCGACACGATTCAGGCACAGATCGAACCGGTTATTGCAGCCCGGCGCCGACGCCAGCGAATAAGCGCGCGTGATGACCTTGCCGTCCGAGCGCGGCTCACGCACCGAGATGAACTGCCCGGGAATGAAATTGAATTGCGGCTGTCCCTCCACCTCAAACTCGAGGTGCTTCGTGCGGTCCGACAGGACCTCGGAAATAGCTAGTCGCGCGGTTAGAAGCGGATGTTCCAAGGTGAAAGTCTCTCTCCCCCACGTAAGTTCATTCTAAAGCAACCGGAACCCCGGTCCTTACTAGGAAGATGACGCAACCCTGCAAATCGATTCCTATCGCCTGCGTCTTTATCCCGGGAGAGCAGCAGGATCCGCATAAATCCGCGAAGATCTGCGGTTTTGCATTTTTGTTGTGGGTGGTGATGGTGATCCTGCCGATTAGAGGTAAGGCGACGATTCGGCCAGGTGACGAGAGCGCGATTGATCTAAGCCTCCGCAGGCACCCCTGGCTGGGGTTGCAGGGGTGGACCTGCGTTTGCTTTGCGTTCATTATCTCGCGCATGACGATCATCCAGGCTTCAACTTCTTATTTTGTCTGCATCAGCCCCGCAACAACCGTGGCAACCTTGTCGAGTATCTGGTTCCAGCCCTCTAGCTGCCCGCTATTCTTTGCGCTCTCCATGGGTTCATTTCCGATGAAGGTGAGTTTCGTCTGGCCGTTTCCAAGGTCCTCAAACAGAATCACGTCGTGCGCACCTTCTATAGCCTCATGTTCTATTCCCAATTGCGCAGGCTCAACCTTGTTTCCCTCCGAGTCGGAAAAGTACATGGAGGAAACGATCTTCTCGTGCGGAATAATCTCATGGTATTCACCACCATTCCAGAACTCCTGTCCATCCGGCGTTCTCATGCAGTAGAGGAATTTTCCTCCCACGCGAAAATCCATCTTGCAAACAGGCGCAGTAAAACCCTTCGGCCCCCACCACTGCATCACATATTTCGGATCTGTCCACGCCTTCCAAACTAATTCGCGTGGGGCATCAAAAACTCTTGTGACAACCATCCGCTCCGTCTTATTCAACGCGCTTTTTGCCATGTCCAACCTCCGCTTTTTTCATTTGATTCACAACTGCATCCAGCTTGTCGAAACTCTCTTCCCAGAATCGGCGATAGCCAATCGCCCAGTCGCTGATTGCCTTTATCGCCTCTGGCCTAAGGGTGCAAATACTCTCTCGTCCACGCTTCGTCTTGATCACAATCCGCGCCCGCACCAGGTAGGCAATATGTTTTGAAATCATCTGCTGCGAGAGTGCAAACGGTTTCGTCAATCCATGCACAGAGGCAGGCCCACGTGAAAGCCGTTCGATCATCGCCCGACGGGTTGGATCAGACAAAGCCGCAAATGTTGTACCGAGATTATCCACAACCATATGGTAGTGGATTTTCCATCGATGTCAAATGTGAATTTCGCGATTCCTAAACCCGCATCGGAGGTCCCTTCAGAGTGTGTGTCGCATGCTGTTGGATATTGCGAGGTGGATTCAGTGGAACACTTTGAACCGAAGTGGCGCACATTAATGTCTAGTGGCCGACTTTATTTGGCAGGACCAGGTGGTTCGTAAAAACTCTAAAGTAGCGGATATATTGACTTTCTAACTCTAATGGATTCTTGAGTTTTCGAAAATCCGACCAAACCGAAGGACTTTCGGACATTTTGCCTCGGCGACATACTCGCAAGATGCCCATGCCATTTGCCACCTTGGCTTCAGAACTCTTTTGGCTACCAAACCTGCCTGCTACAGTGACGAGATGGCAAATACGCCAACCAGACACGTCCCGTTGCAAGACGAGTTGCCATCCCTCATTGAGATGGTCAGGACGCCAGCTGCGGATGATCCCCGATTCGCAACTAGGGAGTTGATTGCCGCAAATCACGACGCTTTCCGTGAGATCTGCCATAGGGTGTGGAAGGAACTTCACCGGCGGTCCATCGACGAAATCATGAACATGGAAAAGCTCCTGACCCCGGAGCGTCGAAAGATCATGCCCCACTCCATGATCTTTTACTTCGAACGGTGCATCCAGATATGGCGCCGTCTTAATGACGCTCTCATCTGGGTTCTCCTGGGTTTTCAGGATCACATTATTCGTACGGTCTGCCATCGTAAGGATAGACCGCAGCTCGGGTCGGCAAATCCAGACGGAATTCTCCGCTTGTTGAAACAGCTCAACGCCGATCCCATGACCATCGCGATCTGGTCCGATGCCACGACGTGTGTCGATCTTGGCGATGTCTTCTGCAAGGCCCCTCCGGATAAGCCAAATGGGTTTTTCGAAGTCAAAGAGGGCGTGATGAACGACAAGATATTCGAGCTCTTCAAGGTGAAAGGATCGCCGGAGCAGATTGCAGGCAAAATCGAAACCTTCGTCGAGGAGAACGGCCCTAAGGCATTGAGACAGTTAGAGCGCGTGGTCCGTCAGAGAACGCTTTACAACCAGGTGATGGACATTGTCGAAAAGGAACGAGGTTTCGACCCGCGTCGGAAAGTCGAGGTGATAATCGGGGAGTCGCGGGTCGCTTTGCAGACCTACGATCCCGAACTCCAGGATGCCATCGATGCCGCGGCCGGGAA
Proteins encoded in this window:
- a CDS encoding SRPBCC domain-containing protein — protein: MAKSALNKTERMVVTRVFDAPRELVWKAWTDPKYVMQWWGPKGFTAPVCKMDFRVGGKFLYCMRTPDGQEFWNGGEYHEIIPHEKIVSSMYFSDSEGNKVEPAQLGIEHEAIEGAHDVILFEDLGNGQTKLTFIGNEPMESAKNSGQLEGWNQILDKVATVVAGLMQTK
- a CDS encoding metalloregulator ArsR/SmtB family transcription factor — encoded protein: MVVDNLGTTFAALSDPTRRAMIERLSRGPASVHGLTKPFALSQQMISKHIAYLVRARIVIKTKRGRESICTLRPEAIKAISDWAIGYRRFWEESFDKLDAVVNQMKKAEVGHGKKRVE